Proteins encoded by one window of Cyclobacteriaceae bacterium:
- a CDS encoding Glu/Leu/Phe/Val dehydrogenase, giving the protein MMEIKALEKVEQAGLFGTVAQMGHEQVVFCYDEATGLKSIIAIHNTVLGPALGGTRMWHYNDEHEALVDVLRLSRGMTFKASISGLNLGGGKAVIIGDAKTMKTEAFMRRFGKFVNSLGGKYITAEDVNMKTADMEYISMETKHVTGLPESLGGGGDPSPVTAYGTYLGMKASAKKVFGNDSLEGKKIVVQGVGQVGMYLVEHLVKENAQVMIADINEEKVQMLAKKHGVKAVAQDAVYDLDVDIYAPCALGATLNDDTIPRLKCSIVSGAANNQLKDEIKHGYMLIDRGITYAPDFLINAGGLINVYNEYLGNYNRARVFEQAEKIYTTCLNIFALAEQEKINTQEAAIKLAEKRIEEVGRVRIPR; this is encoded by the coding sequence TTGATGGAGATTAAAGCGCTAGAGAAAGTTGAGCAGGCCGGATTGTTCGGCACTGTCGCTCAAATGGGTCATGAGCAGGTTGTGTTTTGTTATGACGAAGCCACCGGCTTAAAATCGATCATTGCCATTCACAACACCGTACTGGGTCCTGCCTTGGGCGGTACACGCATGTGGCATTACAATGACGAGCATGAAGCCTTGGTTGATGTGTTGCGTTTGTCGCGCGGCATGACATTCAAAGCCTCCATCAGCGGGTTGAACCTGGGTGGTGGAAAAGCTGTGATTATTGGCGATGCCAAAACCATGAAGACTGAAGCCTTCATGAGACGGTTCGGAAAATTCGTGAATAGCCTGGGTGGTAAATACATTACTGCTGAGGATGTGAACATGAAAACAGCCGACATGGAGTACATCAGCATGGAAACCAAACATGTTACCGGCTTGCCTGAATCATTAGGTGGCGGAGGAGATCCTTCTCCGGTAACGGCATACGGCACTTACCTCGGCATGAAAGCTTCTGCTAAAAAAGTATTTGGTAACGACTCACTGGAAGGTAAGAAGATTGTTGTTCAGGGTGTTGGCCAGGTGGGTATGTACCTCGTAGAGCACCTGGTAAAAGAAAATGCCCAGGTGATGATTGCTGATATCAATGAAGAAAAAGTACAGATGCTGGCTAAGAAGCATGGTGTTAAAGCCGTTGCTCAGGATGCTGTGTATGATCTGGATGTAGATATTTATGCACCTTGTGCATTGGGTGCAACGTTGAATGATGATACCATTCCTCGCCTGAAGTGTAGCATCGTTTCGGGTGCAGCTAATAATCAGTTAAAAGATGAAATTAAGCATGGCTACATGCTGATCGATCGTGGCATTACATATGCACCGGATTTTCTGATTAACGCGGGCGGATTGATCAATGTGTACAACGAATACCTAGGCAACTATAACCGCGCCCGTGTATTTGAGCAGGCTGAGAAGATTTACACCACTTGCTTGAATATTTTCGCATTGGCGGAGCAGGAGAAAATCAACACGCAGGAAGCGGCCATTAAATTGGCTGAAAAGCGAATTGAAGAAGTTGGTCGTGTGAGAATTCCGCGTTAA